In Chryseobacterium gotjawalense, the following are encoded in one genomic region:
- the fsa gene encoding fructose-6-phosphate aldolase, whose product MKFFIDTANLEQIKEAQDLGILDGVTTNPSLMAKEGISGKDAILNHYKTICEIVDGDISAEVLSTTYEEMIKEGDELAAIHPNIVVKIPMIKDGIKALKYFSNKGIKTNCTLIFSAGQALLAAKAGANYVSPFLGRLDDISVDGMNLIEEIRIIFDNYMFDTEILAASIRSPMHIINCAKIGADVITSPLDSILNLLNHPLTDKGLAQFVADAKKMG is encoded by the coding sequence ATGAAATTTTTTATCGACACTGCTAATCTGGAGCAAATTAAAGAAGCACAGGATTTAGGGATTTTAGATGGAGTTACCACCAATCCATCACTGATGGCCAAAGAAGGAATCAGTGGGAAAGACGCAATTTTGAACCATTACAAAACCATTTGCGAAATTGTTGACGGAGATATCTCTGCCGAAGTTCTGAGTACCACTTATGAAGAAATGATTAAGGAAGGAGATGAATTAGCAGCAATTCACCCAAATATCGTGGTGAAAATTCCAATGATTAAAGACGGTATTAAAGCGTTGAAATATTTCTCCAACAAAGGAATTAAAACCAACTGTACTTTGATTTTCTCGGCCGGTCAAGCTTTATTGGCAGCAAAAGCTGGAGCGAATTACGTTTCTCCTTTCCTCGGAAGATTAGATGATATTTCAGTAGACGGCATGAACCTGATCGAAGAAATCAGAATTATTTTCGATAACTATATGTTTGATACAGAAATTCTTGCAGCGTCGATTCGGTCGCCAATGCATATCATCAACTGTGCAAAAATCGGTGCCGATGTGATCACTTCGCCATTAGATTCGATTCTTAATTTATTAAATCATCCATTGACCGATAAAGGTTTAGCGCAGTTTGTTGCTGATGCTAAAAAAATGGGATAA
- a CDS encoding T9SS type B sorting domain-containing protein has translation MKKFYFLVFTFLLALGYGQSVQLYNPATSEIYQNEQYFCAGEKFNFKVDAVASSTGDYVMSSALPTDFGLSTGSLPINFPSSGADKFSEAFPIGFNFSFYGKTYSKVVMGSNGRLVFTDDPELENLKNTAVYTDRTFSGVTGYNSFAALPSADYNKIFKANRAQELNLAQIFFGYTDLVPKSANGSVVYLYKNVVVGGVNGLMVSFQNQIRTNGTGGISSTGYYSYILLLEDGRIVIYVNNKSEITYNAILGIQNDDAIKFKVPTHSISGENYNNGPWKSEGKAWLFTPNQNLTPVFKWFQNATLLGETTNTLLNFSPNDGDILKVEVTYHDPSGAQVGAMVSDQVIFKKIAKPMISYNAGAACVSGVSMTVPNDPDLNFEWYRVGNATALGTGNSYYATQNGSYFVRATRKTLPICSVDSDSVPVNLNSTIPPFNPNNVSLKYCDNTGATSKIINLYDYYPPGSNYTLQFIDGVTPVADPTNFIIYANTTRTVGIYANDPVSDCTVLRNFDLRFDSLPVAANNLTKRFCFGETSVDISQYLQDLAGSNFSVFDYQYSSDGINYSINSIINPRQFPKVWVKIVPKNVSTGSCNTISTLIFTEDAKVIANAPTTQLAPQCSSSFSPFNLNSLKPEINSGNVTVTYHNTLNGAIYDNDLFLNDSAVGSKTVYVRVVDNVTGCVSPDHPSASLLVYAKPTLLLTSIPKSNCQGNTIFNLKQNVSDLVTVAAPITVTLEYHAPNGDLLVGSQITAYDESVYGPNPYIKVIYNTTCSDSVSFSLSYNLKPVAITSSILLCAETTYSLQDFKNKAISNPVNYTFTDLSGSPLPASFNLSVLPKSVDFFIKDNATGCVSDHQTVTFVKGGSSVLMQSEADYILCDIDFDGKTAFNLDSKKAEFTNSSATFEYFKDSGFTQNISSGYTNETPFAQTVYVRITVAGFCPSTAKINLKVNTPTKSMSLLNKYMICFGETILVDAGSENVMYKWSTGETTRTVNFSKTGNYSVVLTNANGCSYTHNFTISDENQPKIQVVNQTNNSIEVIAEGGAKPYQYYFNGVAQSSNILQNPAASSYVIQVKSAAGCLGPPKTVYFIKINNTFTPNADGINDVWKIENLAKMQEVSILIVDRNGTKVFESTNPTKTEWDGKANGRTLPTSTYWYVISWYDAVTQKAEQRQGWILMKNRN, from the coding sequence ATGAAGAAGTTTTATTTTCTAGTCTTTACCTTTTTACTCGCGCTCGGATATGGACAGTCTGTTCAGCTCTATAATCCGGCCACGAGCGAAATCTACCAGAACGAACAATATTTTTGTGCCGGCGAAAAATTTAATTTTAAAGTGGATGCGGTTGCGAGTTCTACAGGGGATTATGTGATGAGCAGCGCGTTACCTACTGATTTTGGGCTTTCTACAGGATCGCTACCAATAAATTTTCCTTCTTCCGGTGCAGATAAATTCAGTGAAGCATTTCCGATCGGATTTAATTTTAGTTTTTATGGAAAAACGTATTCCAAAGTGGTCATGGGTAGCAATGGCCGATTGGTTTTTACAGATGATCCCGAATTAGAAAATCTCAAAAATACAGCGGTTTACACAGATCGCACCTTCAGTGGGGTTACAGGTTACAATTCTTTCGCTGCCTTACCTTCTGCAGACTATAATAAGATTTTCAAAGCTAATAGAGCCCAAGAGTTAAATCTGGCACAGATATTTTTTGGTTATACCGATTTGGTTCCTAAATCTGCGAATGGTTCCGTTGTTTATTTATACAAAAATGTAGTAGTGGGCGGAGTAAATGGGCTGATGGTCTCTTTTCAGAATCAGATTAGAACCAACGGAACAGGCGGTATTTCGAGTACAGGATATTACAGTTATATTTTGCTCCTGGAGGACGGAAGAATAGTAATTTATGTCAATAATAAATCGGAAATTACGTATAATGCAATCCTTGGGATACAAAATGATGATGCGATTAAATTTAAAGTTCCTACACACAGTATTTCAGGAGAAAATTATAATAACGGGCCGTGGAAAAGTGAAGGTAAAGCTTGGCTTTTCACCCCGAATCAAAATTTAACCCCAGTTTTTAAATGGTTTCAAAACGCAACTTTATTGGGAGAAACTACCAATACTTTACTCAATTTCTCTCCTAATGATGGCGATATTCTGAAAGTTGAAGTTACGTATCACGATCCTTCGGGAGCGCAGGTTGGCGCGATGGTTTCTGATCAGGTGATATTTAAGAAAATTGCAAAACCTATGATTTCTTATAACGCTGGAGCTGCCTGTGTGAGTGGCGTTTCGATGACGGTTCCGAATGATCCCGATTTAAATTTTGAATGGTATCGCGTCGGAAATGCAACAGCTCTCGGTACAGGAAATTCTTATTATGCAACACAAAATGGAAGTTATTTTGTACGGGCTACCCGGAAAACTTTGCCTATATGTTCCGTAGATTCTGATTCTGTTCCCGTTAATTTAAATTCTACGATTCCGCCTTTTAACCCAAATAATGTTTCTCTCAAATATTGTGACAATACGGGAGCGACATCTAAAATAATTAATTTATATGATTACTATCCTCCAGGTTCTAATTATACCTTACAGTTCATTGATGGGGTAACTCCAGTTGCAGATCCTACGAATTTTATTATATATGCAAATACAACAAGAACAGTTGGAATTTATGCTAATGATCCAGTTTCTGATTGTACAGTTTTGAGAAATTTTGATCTTCGGTTCGATTCATTACCAGTGGCTGCTAATAATTTAACAAAAAGATTTTGTTTTGGTGAAACTTCCGTAGATATTTCCCAATATTTGCAGGATCTGGCAGGTTCTAATTTTTCTGTGTTTGATTATCAATATTCTAGTGATGGAATCAACTATTCAATAAACTCAATTATTAATCCCAGACAATTTCCAAAAGTTTGGGTGAAAATAGTTCCTAAAAATGTAAGTACAGGATCTTGTAACACTATTTCTACCCTTATTTTCACTGAAGATGCGAAAGTTATTGCAAATGCTCCTACAACACAACTTGCGCCGCAATGCTCAAGCTCTTTTTCTCCTTTTAATTTAAATTCTTTAAAACCTGAAATTAATTCTGGAAACGTTACGGTTACTTATCATAACACTTTAAATGGTGCAATTTATGACAATGATTTATTTCTGAATGATAGCGCAGTAGGATCGAAGACTGTTTACGTTCGTGTGGTAGATAATGTCACAGGTTGTGTTTCGCCTGATCATCCTTCGGCTAGCCTTTTGGTTTATGCAAAACCCACTTTACTCCTTACTTCAATTCCTAAAAGTAATTGTCAGGGAAATACAATATTTAATTTAAAACAAAACGTAAGTGACCTAGTAACTGTAGCAGCGCCCATCACTGTAACTTTAGAATACCACGCACCCAATGGAGATCTACTCGTGGGTAGCCAAATTACAGCTTATGATGAATCGGTTTATGGGCCAAATCCTTATATTAAAGTGATTTATAATACGACTTGCAGCGATTCGGTTTCTTTCAGCTTATCATATAATCTAAAACCTGTTGCAATAACTTCTTCGATTTTACTTTGTGCCGAAACAACCTATTCCTTGCAGGATTTTAAAAATAAAGCAATCAGTAATCCAGTAAATTATACTTTTACGGATCTTTCAGGCAGTCCGCTTCCTGCCAGTTTTAATCTTTCAGTGTTGCCGAAAAGCGTTGACTTTTTTATTAAAGATAATGCGACCGGCTGTGTTTCTGATCACCAAACCGTTACTTTTGTTAAGGGCGGAAGTTCTGTCCTGATGCAGTCCGAAGCAGATTATATTCTTTGCGATATCGATTTTGACGGGAAAACCGCTTTTAATTTAGATTCAAAAAAAGCTGAATTTACAAATTCTTCCGCCACTTTTGAGTATTTTAAAGATTCCGGGTTCACTCAGAATATCAGTTCGGGTTATACCAACGAAACGCCTTTCGCGCAGACAGTTTATGTTCGAATTACGGTTGCTGGTTTCTGTCCGTCTACTGCGAAAATTAATTTAAAAGTCAATACGCCCACAAAATCGATGTCGCTTTTAAACAAATACATGATTTGTTTTGGCGAAACTATTCTCGTAGATGCCGGTTCTGAAAATGTGATGTATAAATGGAGCACAGGTGAAACCACAAGAACGGTCAACTTTTCAAAAACTGGAAATTATTCCGTTGTATTAACAAACGCTAATGGCTGTTCTTACACTCACAACTTCACGATTTCCGATGAAAATCAACCCAAAATTCAGGTTGTCAACCAAACCAATAATTCGATCGAAGTTATTGCGGAAGGAGGTGCAAAGCCTTATCAATACTATTTTAACGGAGTTGCTCAAAGTTCAAATATTTTGCAGAATCCTGCGGCATCCTCTTATGTAATTCAGGTTAAATCGGCGGCAGGCTGCTTAGGTCCGCCAAAAACGGTTTACTTTATAAAAATCAATAATACGTTTACGCCCAATGCCGATGGTATCAATGACGTCTGGAAAATCGAAAATCTAGCGAAAATGCAGGAGGTATCGATTCTGATCGTTGACCGAAACGGAACGAAAGTTTTTGAATCCACCAATCCCACTAAAACGGAATGGGACGGAAAAGCGAACGGAAGAACGTTACCAACTTCTACTTACTGGTACGTCATTTCGTGGTATGATGCAGTCACACAAAAAGCTGAGCAGCGCCAAGGTTGGATTCTGATGAAAAATAGAAATTAA
- a CDS encoding APC family permease, with the protein MNQLFRRKQYSASDKPSGLVRVLGVWDIVFFGIAAIIGAGSFSSLGEAVFRGGPGVIVLYIICGFACGFTALCYAEFASRIPTAGSAYTYAYASFGELIAWIIGWALIMEYSFGNIYVAFSWSDYFTSFMGRIGVFIPEYLTCSYPEAHKAFLKGSQNLELINAWKNAPLIGNLKIIFDAPALVINGLITWLVYVGIKESKNFNNIFVILKLFIILLVIAVGIGYMNTDNWFPKSIITGEHSFMPNGFAGVMSAVSGVFFAYIGFDALSVLSEETKDPQKNLPRGMIISLILCTIIYIILTLVLTGMVDYRKFDGIGDPLAFIFEKTNANVAWMEFVVSLGAIVAITTVLLVFQMGQPRIWYAMSRDGLMPKKFMEIHPKHKTPSFATIITGIVVGIPILFTDKSFILDFTSIGTIFAFVLVCGGVLLLPSKKKIPGRFHMPYINSKIIFPIIFLGGLTFFYFWQPSFFHTIMDWKDPNESEFRISMFFFLIINLGLCVLAFVKNLSLIPLMGLSSCLYLLTGMTHNNWFWFLVWFAIGLIIYFSYGYRNSKLQKELNGDLD; encoded by the coding sequence ATGAACCAACTTTTCAGAAGAAAACAATACAGTGCAAGTGATAAACCCTCAGGTTTGGTGCGCGTTTTAGGCGTTTGGGATATTGTTTTTTTCGGTATTGCTGCCATTATTGGTGCCGGAAGCTTCAGTTCTTTGGGGGAAGCCGTATTTCGTGGCGGTCCCGGCGTCATTGTTTTATATATTATTTGTGGCTTTGCCTGCGGTTTTACAGCCCTTTGTTACGCGGAATTCGCAAGTAGAATTCCCACCGCAGGATCCGCCTATACTTATGCTTATGCAAGTTTCGGCGAACTCATTGCCTGGATTATAGGTTGGGCTTTGATCATGGAATATTCGTTCGGAAACATTTATGTCGCATTCTCCTGGTCCGATTATTTCACCAGTTTTATGGGCAGGATCGGTGTTTTTATTCCCGAATATTTAACCTGTAGTTATCCTGAAGCACATAAAGCGTTTTTGAAAGGTTCCCAAAATTTAGAATTAATTAATGCCTGGAAAAATGCTCCCTTAATCGGAAATTTAAAAATAATTTTTGATGCTCCCGCACTGGTCATCAATGGATTAATCACCTGGCTCGTGTATGTTGGGATCAAAGAATCAAAAAACTTCAACAACATTTTTGTCATTTTAAAATTATTCATCATCCTTCTGGTTATTGCAGTCGGAATCGGATATATGAATACCGATAACTGGTTTCCAAAAAGTATAATCACGGGTGAACATTCATTTATGCCGAATGGTTTTGCCGGAGTAATGAGTGCGGTTTCCGGAGTATTCTTTGCTTATATCGGCTTTGATGCCTTAAGTGTCCTGTCCGAAGAAACCAAAGATCCACAGAAAAATCTCCCGCGGGGAATGATTATTTCGTTGATTTTATGTACCATAATTTATATTATTTTAACCTTGGTTCTTACCGGAATGGTTGATTATAGAAAATTTGATGGTATCGGGGATCCACTGGCTTTCATTTTCGAAAAGACAAATGCCAATGTCGCCTGGATGGAATTCGTAGTTTCTCTGGGAGCAATCGTCGCCATCACCACCGTATTACTTGTTTTTCAGATGGGACAGCCAAGAATTTGGTATGCCATGAGTCGAGATGGTTTGATGCCAAAAAAATTCATGGAAATTCATCCGAAACACAAAACTCCTTCTTTCGCGACAATTATTACCGGAATCGTGGTCGGAATCCCTATTTTATTTACAGACAAGTCCTTCATCCTGGACTTTACAAGCATTGGAACCATTTTCGCTTTCGTACTCGTTTGCGGTGGCGTGTTGTTACTGCCTTCAAAGAAAAAAATACCCGGCAGATTTCACATGCCCTATATCAATTCTAAAATTATATTCCCCATCATATTCCTGGGAGGATTAACGTTTTTCTACTTTTGGCAGCCTTCATTTTTTCATACGATTATGGATTGGAAAGATCCGAATGAAAGTGAATTTAGAATCTCGATGTTCTTCTTCCTGATCATCAATTTGGGACTTTGTGTTTTAGCTTTTGTGAAAAACCTATCACTTATCCCATTAATGGGTTTAAGTTCATGTCTGTATTTGCTAACCGGAATGACGCATAACAATTGGTTCTGGTTTCTGGTCTGGTTCGCCATTGGCCTTATAATCTATTTCTCATATGGTTACAGAAACAGCAAATTACAAAAAGAATTAAATGGCGATTTAGATTAA
- a CDS encoding DUF962 domain-containing protein — MENRIKNFKDFYDFYLTEHSNKWTRIFHFVGTLLIFVVIFYVIRSGKERFLWYIPIFGYGFAWFSHAVFEKNKPATFRYPLWSLIADFKMFFDLIMGKQKFRP; from the coding sequence ATGGAGAACAGAATTAAAAATTTCAAGGACTTTTACGACTTTTATCTCACGGAGCATTCCAATAAATGGACGAGGATTTTCCATTTCGTGGGAACACTTTTAATATTTGTGGTTATTTTTTATGTTATCCGATCGGGAAAAGAAAGATTTCTGTGGTATATTCCTATATTTGGATATGGATTTGCCTGGTTCAGCCACGCGGTATTCGAAAAGAACAAACCGGCCACCTTCAGATATCCTTTGTGGAGTTTGATAGCTGATTTCAAAATGTTCTTTGATCTGATAATGGGCAAGCAGAAGTTCAGACCTTAA
- the glgP gene encoding alpha-glucan family phosphorylase, translating to MDFKNFSMPYSINPDYAQKVAYFSMEFAIDQALKIYSGGLGFLAGSHMKSAYNLKQDIVGIGILWKFGYYDQARNHDQTLQPTWTRKMYSFLQDTGIMYQIEIHSAPVWVKVYYLAPEIFHTAPMFFLSTDVPENDHVSKTICHRLYDANESTKLAQYILLGKGGAKLLDMMNFERDVYHLNEAHGLPAAFYLLKKFGGDLEKVKEKLVFTTHTPEEAGNEKHNIFMCHDMSYFSGLSIDEVKTIEGVEDDRFNHSLCALRMARIANGVSQLHGVVSRAMWSKYSKICEIKAITNAQEYKYWADKPLYQSKDEDDSTMFDFRKKHLKKRLFKIVADQTGNLFDSNVFTIVWARRFAGYKRADLLLHDKERFEKLLNNPKYPVQIIWAGKPYPMDYSAISTFNGLVEESKNYKNMAVLTGYELALSKSMKQGSDLWLNNPRVPREASGTSGMSAAMNGSVNLSTDDGWIPEFAKHGENSFVVPKADYENMSVYDQDNYDLGKLYEILENEIIPMYYDRPAEWRKVQQTAMDDVKIAFNSDRMADEYYKQIYIK from the coding sequence ATGGACTTTAAAAACTTTTCGATGCCGTACAGCATCAACCCCGATTACGCACAAAAAGTGGCTTACTTTTCAATGGAATTTGCCATTGATCAGGCGTTAAAAATATATTCCGGAGGCCTTGGGTTTTTAGCCGGTTCTCATATGAAAAGCGCTTATAATTTGAAGCAGGATATCGTAGGAATCGGTATTTTATGGAAGTTCGGTTATTACGATCAGGCCAGAAATCATGACCAGACCTTGCAGCCAACCTGGACCCGGAAAATGTATTCGTTTTTGCAGGATACGGGAATCATGTATCAGATCGAAATTCATTCTGCTCCTGTTTGGGTAAAAGTGTATTATTTGGCACCTGAAATTTTCCATACAGCTCCGATGTTTTTTCTTTCCACGGATGTTCCTGAAAATGACCATGTTTCAAAAACCATCTGTCACCGCTTGTATGATGCCAATGAATCGACCAAACTCGCGCAGTATATTCTGTTGGGAAAAGGGGGAGCAAAGTTGTTGGACATGATGAATTTCGAACGGGATGTTTATCATTTGAATGAAGCGCACGGTCTCCCGGCAGCATTTTATCTGTTGAAAAAATTCGGCGGCGATTTGGAAAAAGTGAAAGAGAAACTGGTATTTACCACCCATACGCCTGAAGAAGCCGGAAACGAGAAGCACAATATTTTTATGTGCCATGATATGTCGTATTTTTCGGGATTATCGATTGACGAAGTGAAAACGATTGAAGGTGTTGAAGATGACCGTTTTAACCATTCTCTCTGTGCGCTGCGCATGGCGAGAATTGCCAATGGAGTTTCCCAGTTGCACGGCGTAGTGTCGCGGGCAATGTGGAGCAAATATTCTAAAATTTGCGAAATCAAAGCGATTACCAATGCGCAGGAATATAAATACTGGGCAGATAAACCTTTATATCAGTCGAAAGATGAAGATGATTCGACGATGTTTGATTTCAGGAAGAAACATTTAAAGAAAAGATTATTCAAAATTGTGGCAGATCAAACTGGAAATTTATTTGATTCAAATGTATTCACCATTGTTTGGGCCCGAAGATTCGCCGGTTATAAAAGAGCGGATTTATTACTTCACGATAAAGAACGGTTTGAAAAATTATTAAATAATCCGAAATATCCGGTACAGATTATTTGGGCAGGAAAGCCTTACCCAATGGATTATTCAGCGATTTCTACTTTTAATGGTTTAGTAGAAGAGAGCAAGAATTACAAAAACATGGCGGTGCTTACCGGTTATGAATTAGCATTGAGTAAATCGATGAAGCAGGGATCGGATCTTTGGTTAAATAATCCGCGCGTACCGAGGGAAGCATCCGGAACCTCTGGAATGAGCGCTGCGATGAACGGCTCCGTAAACCTGTCCACCGATGATGGCTGGATTCCTGAGTTTGCAAAACATGGCGAGAACTCTTTTGTAGTTCCAAAAGCAGATTACGAAAATATGAGCGTTTACGATCAGGATAATTACGACCTCGGGAAATTATACGAAATTTTAGAAAACGAAATTATTCCCATGTATTACGACCGGCCGGCGGAGTGGAGAAAAGTGCAGCAAACCGCAATGGATGATGTTAAAATTGCCTTTAATTCTGACCGAATGGCCGATGAATATTATAAGCAGATTTACATTAAATAA
- a CDS encoding DUF3667 domain-containing protein, translating into MIGLENRCKNCSQHLLLNQKYCHACGQKSDTHRINFHFLLHEVQHGILHVHSGIVFTIKELFTRPGHMLREYLDGRRKQHFPPLLFVLVMGSVCALIQFFLKHKTEAKSDHTLTTNLSKTEIANYIDFKGLIAYFEHIFEWLGGHLAFTILLMLPIAALAFFLGFRKYRYNYPEWLVILLFLAGQCLTFYVPFIFLSHFAGNFNFLFFVLCWAFVTFSLIQLFNSRGKWYVFLRACWSLFLSYLFSVIYIIFAILLITAVGILLYGYDNIIPKIMNKL; encoded by the coding sequence ATGATTGGCCTTGAGAACCGTTGCAAAAATTGCAGTCAACATTTGCTTTTGAATCAAAAATACTGTCACGCGTGTGGCCAAAAAAGTGATACGCACCGGATTAATTTTCACTTTCTTCTGCATGAAGTTCAGCACGGTATTTTGCATGTACACAGCGGAATTGTTTTCACCATAAAGGAACTTTTTACAAGACCCGGCCACATGTTGCGCGAATATCTCGATGGCAGGCGAAAACAGCACTTTCCGCCGCTGCTTTTTGTTTTGGTAATGGGTTCGGTCTGCGCGCTGATTCAGTTTTTTTTGAAACATAAAACGGAAGCAAAAAGTGATCATACACTGACGACAAATTTATCAAAAACAGAAATCGCCAACTATATTGATTTTAAAGGTCTTATCGCTTATTTTGAGCATATTTTCGAGTGGCTGGGCGGACATCTGGCTTTTACCATTTTGCTGATGCTTCCCATTGCGGCGCTCGCTTTCTTTTTGGGTTTCAGAAAGTATCGGTATAATTATCCTGAATGGCTGGTTATCCTTCTTTTTCTTGCTGGACAGTGCCTAACTTTTTATGTTCCGTTTATTTTTCTCAGTCATTTTGCAGGGAATTTTAATTTTCTGTTTTTCGTGCTTTGTTGGGCTTTTGTTACTTTTTCACTTATTCAGCTTTTTAACAGCCGCGGGAAATGGTATGTTTTTTTACGGGCATGTTGGTCTCTGTTTCTCAGTTATTTATTTTCAGTAATCTACATCATATTTGCGATTTTATTGATCACCGCAGTAGGAATTTTGCTGTATGGCTATGATAATATTATTCCTAAAATAATGAATAAACTGTGA
- a CDS encoding DUF1572 family protein — protein MKELFIKRFQYYKELAEKTFDQVSEEQLFWKYNEESNSIATLAKHLSGNMLSRWTDFRTEDGEKPNRNRDAEFENDINSKAEMLTVWEKGWTVFFGALNQIKEENWNDTILIRGEQLSILDAVLRQFAHHPYHIGQIVYLGKMLTNTNWKTLSIAKNESEKFNSEKLKSLDSPEIQENSSPVCFAKSDEIRDDYKI, from the coding sequence ATGAAAGAGCTTTTCATCAAACGTTTTCAATATTATAAAGAACTTGCCGAAAAAACTTTCGATCAGGTTTCTGAGGAACAGCTGTTTTGGAAATACAATGAAGAAAGTAATTCTATCGCCACTTTAGCAAAACACCTTTCGGGAAATATGCTTTCGCGCTGGACTGATTTCCGTACCGAAGACGGCGAAAAACCGAACCGCAACCGCGACGCCGAATTTGAAAATGACATTAATTCCAAAGCAGAAATGCTGACGGTCTGGGAAAAAGGATGGACTGTTTTTTTCGGTGCTTTGAACCAGATTAAAGAAGAAAACTGGAATGATACCATCCTCATCCGTGGTGAACAACTCAGCATTCTGGATGCCGTTCTACGACAGTTCGCCCATCATCCTTACCACATCGGGCAAATCGTTTATCTCGGAAAAATGTTGACAAACACAAACTGGAAAACCCTGTCCATCGCAAAAAATGAGTCTGAAAAATTTAATTCAGAAAAATTAAAAAGTCTTGATTCACCGGAAATTCAGGAAAATTCTTCACCGGTTTGTTTCGCAAAAAGCGATGAAATTCGGGACGATTATAAGATCTGA